In Paenibacillus sp. 1781tsa1, one DNA window encodes the following:
- a CDS encoding phBC6A51 family helix-turn-helix protein, with protein MRRSKQKGRPVAELDARHYRAIALLVDGSLSYGEIADSIGIDRRTLHRWRKRKDFDRELRKVLTRIEREWRRTTRDRLRLRSAYDMTWFFDAVGRV; from the coding sequence ATGAGAAGGAGTAAGCAGAAAGGGAGGCCCGTCGCTGAGCTTGATGCGCGCCATTATCGGGCAATTGCGTTGCTTGTGGATGGCAGCTTGAGTTACGGTGAGATTGCGGATAGCATCGGGATAGATCGTCGTACGCTGCATCGGTGGCGCAAGCGTAAAGACTTCGATAGGGAGCTACGTAAGGTATTGACGCGAATTGAACGAGAGTGGAGGAGGACAACACGCGATCGATTACGCCTGAGATCCGCGTATGATATGACGTGGTTCTTTGACGCAGTCGGACGCGTGTAA
- a CDS encoding phBC6A51 family helix-turn-helix protein, giving the protein MRSLTAGQYTAIQHLSLPKAERPSVDKIAEEIGVSRSTIYAWQKDPEFIAELKGQIVRNNVGELPELVGALTRMALEDKSAAMAKLALQVHGMLTDKVEVQTQTSPQTTDIEALRQRIEAIKGRQHEKE; this is encoded by the coding sequence ATGAGATCTCTAACAGCAGGACAGTACACGGCCATTCAACACTTATCACTTCCGAAAGCGGAGCGTCCTTCCGTTGACAAAATTGCCGAAGAGATAGGAGTGAGCCGCTCAACTATCTACGCGTGGCAGAAAGATCCGGAGTTCATTGCGGAGCTCAAGGGGCAGATTGTCCGTAATAACGTTGGAGAGCTGCCGGAGCTCGTTGGCGCACTAACACGGATGGCGCTCGAAGACAAATCCGCGGCCATGGCGAAGTTAGCGCTACAGGTACACGGCATGTTAACGGATAAAGTCGAAGTACAGACGCAGACAAGTCCGCAGACTACCGACATCGAGGCGTTGAGACAGCGGATTGAAGCGATAAAGGGGCGTCAACATGAGAAGGAGTAA